The nucleotide window GAGTGTCCTTCCACACGCCACCAGTTGGGCAAAACGCGATCCGGCAGCACGATCACGTCCCGATTATAGGCATGACCATCGATGATTATCTTGCCGAAACGTATGCTCTCGAGGATCTGCAGCAAGCGCTGGCAGATCGGCTTGAATTGTTGGTGATCGGAACGGGGTTATTCGGCCGCATGAGCGTACCTGGGAACGTACGGGCTAAAGTGGAAGCCGGGGGACTCGAAATGCGCGTACTCGCCACACGAGAGGCGTGCGACCTCTATAACCATATGCGCGAGCAAAAACGCAGCGCGGCCGCGCTGCATATTACTTGTTAGGAACTGTGGAATGAAAAGTTGATCCATCGACACATACCATGTGTCGATTTCGCCTTTAAACGGGCTTTGAGCCGCACGTAGAGCATGCGTGCGTGTTGCAGGCGCTGCAGACTGGTGCGCTACCTGCCACAACACGCCCTTCGCTGTGTGCGGCGAATAGGGAGATCAAACGTTCGGTTTGATCGCCGTGGCATTCGGTGCAGGCGATCGGCGCATCGGCATCTCGCATGGGACGCAGGGCGTCGAAATGATGTTCACAGTCCAGACAGACGTATTCGTAAATCGGCATGAGGTTCAAGATCCTGTCAATTTGATTCTACTGCCTTGATTCTAACCGGTCAACGATCCCGGTACGGAAGGTGGAGCCGAAGGTTCCAGCGTCGTTTGCGGCTCAGTCATTATCTTTCTCCCGCCTGCGGACGGAAAAAGTGTCGAAGTCCCTCGCGACAGTGGCGTCCGGAAACACTGCGCTCGCCTCGTCGGCGATGTCCTTCTCGCGATAGCGGCGCGAGATGTGGGTGAGGTACAGGTGCCCCACGCCGGCGCGCTTGGCCAGCGAGGCGGCTTGCGCTGCCGTGAGATGACCGAACTTCTTCGCCATCTCCTTTTCATACTCGAGGTAGGTCGCCTCGATAACCAAGGCGTCTGCCTCCTGGCAGACCTCGAGCAGGTTGTCGATTTTGCCGCAGTCTCCCACGTGGACCAGACGCGTTCCTCGGCGTGCGGGTCCGAGTACATCATCCGGATGTATCGTTCGGCCATCCGGCAGGGCTATCGATGTTCCGCTGACCAGCTCCTTGCGCAGGGGCCCGGGAGGAATCCCCAACTCTTCCGCCCGCTCCGGCAGAAAGGGCCGCCGCGGGGTTTCTTCGAACAGATAACCAAAGCAATCCGGACCGCGATGCGAAACGGGAAACGCCGAGAGTCTGAAGTTATCGTCTTCGAGAAGGATCCCGGGTTCGATGGGGATCATCTCGATTTCGATTGAAGGTCGCGTGCCGCGCAGCACCACACCGAAAATGAGATCTTCGATCCGCTCGATTGCCCAGGCCCCCGCCCAAATCTCCAGATGCTCGAGGGTTTCCCACCGAGAAAAGGTGGACAACAAGCCGCCCAGGCCAAGAATGTGATCCAGATGACCGTGGGTGATCAAGACACGGTTTAAACGCCGAAAGCCGATTCCCGATCGAAGAATCTGGCGCTGTGTGCCTTCGCCGCAGTCGATCAGGAAACGGTAATCGCGGTAGCTTACGACCTGCGCGGTCAACCCCCGATGAACGGAAGGGGCGGAGGCGGAGGTGCCCAAAAAGGTGATTTCAAACAAAAGAATCCCTGCGCGGACGATCTCGAAGTTCCGGCTCCGAGTGGTTCATTGTACCGCAAACTCGGGTCGAATTCAGGAGATGCGCGGTGCGCTGATGAAGGAGACCGTTCCGGCGAAACTGGTCGCCAGGGTGAGCGGGAGGATGAGTAGGACTTCGTCGGTAAGTAACAGGCTGACTCCCCAAAGGGTGGCGAAAAGCATGGCGACGCCGAAGTAGCGCAGCGCGAACGTGCGTCCCCAGAAACGATGAGGGATGTTGTCAGGCTGTTTGTAAGCGAGGTATGAGATGCTCACGCCAAGGAGGAATACGGGGATTTGTATCCAGGGAGTGCTTTCGGGCATCCAAACCACGAAGATCGAAGCCGGAACGAAGAGGCACGTGCCGTGCAGCCATGCCAGAAAGGTCATGCTCGCGGTGGAATTACTGGCGGCACGCTTTACGATGACGCCGAGGACACCGGCAAAGCCGAAATATAAAAGGGATACGCCAAGCCACAAAAGCACAGACCCGTGAACCACATGCACCTCAATTCATGAAGTATGTCCCTCATGAAGTGTGCAAGGATTGTGCCGAATGACTTCGATTCGCCGACGTCGCAAACGGATCCATGTTGAGAAGTGGGGTCGAATCCGAATTTCAGGCCGGTTTCCCGGACCTCGCACAATTCGTATGGTTGTGGTGTGAGCTATTCTTCCGGAGTCGGCGTCTCGCTGGGCGGCGGCTCCTCTGCAGTGCCCTCGACCGTTGGGGTGGGCGTGGGAGGCGCCGGAGGCGGGGCTGTCGCCTTCTGGCACGCCTTCGCTGCTTCAGTGGCGGTGGGTTCGAGCGTACTGTTGGGAACCGCTCCGAGCGACCCTTCATAGTATTCTTGGGCACCGCAGGGGTCTTCGGCGATCCAGAGCAGGTCGCCATACTCCCAGGCCGATTCAGCATACTTGGGGCAGGAATCTGTGGTTGCACCTTGTACGCAGAGCGTGTAGAAAAGATTGGCCGCTTGATACCAATTCAGGCCGATATAGCTGTTGGCCAGGAGATACTGCTCTGCGAGCGTCTTTCGAAACATCGCGTCTCGATCCAGGGGACCGAAGCGCTCGGCAAGGCTGAGATCGTAGAGTCCCTCTTCCATGAGACCGAGCGAAATTTGTTCCATGCCGCGGTTGCGCAGCGCAATGAACATCATGCCGTCGGCTTCAACGGCATTAAAGCCTGGATCCTTACTCCGCAGCGAGAGCAGCTTCTCGATGACGGTGGTCCAATCCTCTGCGGCAAGCGCTTCTTGCGCCTGACGGAAGAGTTCATCTGGCGGTGAAGGATCCGGGGTGGAAGTCGGTCTCGCCGTAGGAGCGGGAG belongs to Anaerolineales bacterium and includes:
- a CDS encoding ribonuclease Z, whose amino-acid sequence is MFEITFLGTSASAPSVHRGLTAQVVSYRDYRFLIDCGEGTQRQILRSGIGFRRLNRVLITHGHLDHILGLGGLLSTFSRWETLEHLEIWAGAWAIERIEDLIFGVVLRGTRPSIEIEMIPIEPGILLEDDNFRLSAFPVSHRGPDCFGYLFEETPRRPFLPERAEELGIPPGPLRKELVSGTSIALPDGRTIHPDDVLGPARRGTRLVHVGDCGKIDNLLEVCQEADALVIEATYLEYEKEMAKKFGHLTAAQAASLAKRAGVGHLYLTHISRRYREKDIADEASAVFPDATVARDFDTFSVRRREKDND
- a CDS encoding MTH938/NDUFAF3 family protein → VSFHTPPVGQNAIRQHDHVPIIGMTIDDYLAETYALEDLQQALADRLELLVIGTGLFGRMSVPGNVRAKVEAGGLEMRVLATREACDLYNHMREQKRSAAALHITC